Proteins encoded in a region of the Carassius auratus strain Wakin unplaced genomic scaffold, ASM336829v1 scaf_tig00006185, whole genome shotgun sequence genome:
- the LOC113071154 gene encoding nuclear protein MDM1-like isoform X2: protein MRLAGLRSDQSRITREPQFISKRKVHLYPPQISSSLRWGGHDPAPRRQEKSRPVTPPAVTPVLRAYSAERVVTPLAPRDPAPPEGTTAPSQQQQTAEQAAQTSTTAADQQQQRLNGIHHVLRKRAGLRSEQQRNGRLSSEYQRQFMRKTPAADSPLLAAHEMLYSNNRAIPPFKSNPVVMESEYKRSFKGSPPPRPPRLRRDVEQHEVSQLDAENTTPEKSKGNKKKKKKKEQQHNRKSSPEEEVTHRQQQEVRSTCALRDPSPKVMRKEKTEYRSNFGSPLQYSYRDGRWVKIKTANEEECEGFHEWYHEVQELREKADAYRKRGWGTHFSRQHLNQILSDHNWMWEPSSGTSSSSSIESEACRSSSSNPIIEALDLARTGSVSSSPGPSASVAASRRSSAGDAHLNEDPTLPVPRKLAWDEEEEFGERDESEISQKGRRVEKNEGNPKDEHGNMKERTERLHALETESSSVVDGSVYSVNRGRPPTPELRTMQTVQRTHHDRTTPATGGALLVSPPNIKHSSRRVRRSEPPLGKPHSPYKRIIDGSPQQPHSKTESGSLPRSSPAAGLTTVDAFPIREEAWSEEEVADYSTKPFLKQQTSHCHKAAVPPPVNRIQGTLRNPEFQHNGNLGIFRPELFVFPEAESFCVSDNDDKMSQISSRSAASCSMASELLGRAQRRKKEFWGKS, encoded by the exons ATGCGACTGGCAGGACTGCGCTCTGATCAGTCAA GAATTACCCGGGAACCCCAATTTATATCCAAAAGGAAAGTGCACCTTTATCCACCTCAGATATCCAGTTCTCTCCGATGGGGAGGGCATGATCCAGCTCCACGGCGTCAGGAGAAGAGCAGGCCTGTCACACCTCCAGCTGTCACACCTGTGCTCAGAGCATATAGTGCAGAAAGAGTAGTGACCCCTCTTGCCCCAAGAGATCCTGCGCCACCAGAGGGCACCACTGCACCATCCCAACAACAACAGACAGCGGAGCAAGCAGCTCAGACATCCACCACTGCTGCAGACCAACAGCAACAAAGACTCAATGGG ATTCACCATGTGCTAAGGAAACGAGCGGGACTGAGATCGGAGCAACAGAGGAATGGCCGTTTGAGCTCTGAGTACCAGAGACAGTTCATGCGGAAAACGCCTGCGGCTGATTCGCCCCTGCTAGCTGCACATGAG ATGTTGTACAGTAACAACAGAGCCATCCCACCCTTCAAATCAAACCCAGTAGTTATGGAGAGTGAGTACAAGAGAAGTTTCAAAGGATCACCTCCTCCCAGACCACCACGCCTGAGGCGAGATGTCGAACAACACGAGGTCTCGCAGCTTGATGCAGAGAACACAACCCCAGAGAAG AGTAAAgggaacaagaagaagaagaaaaagaaggagcAACAACATAACAGAAAGTCAAGCCCCGAAGAGGAAGTCACCCATCGACAGCAACAGGAAGTGAGGTCAACCTGTGCTCTGAGAGACCCTTCGCCCAAGGTTATGAG GAAAGAGAAAACTGAGTACAGATCCAACTTTGGTTCTCCCCTCCAGTATAGTTACAGAGACGGAAGATGGGTGAAGATCAAAACCGCAAACGAGGAG GAGTGTGAAGGTTTTCACGAGTGGTATCATGAG GTGCAGGAGTTACGGGAGAAAGCTGATGCCTACAGGAAAAGGGGCTGGGGAACTCATTTTTCTCGGCAGCATCTGAATCAGATCCTGTCGGACCACAACTGGATGTGGGAGCCTTCCAGTGGTACCTCTTCTTCATCCTCCATTGAATCCGAGGCCTGCAGAAGCAGTAGTAGCAACCCTATCATCGAAGCTCTGGACCTGGCCAG GACTGGCAGTGTCAGCTCTAGCCCTGGGCCTTCTGCTTCTGTGGCAGCCAGCAGGAGGAGCTCTGCCGGGGATGCTCATCTTAATGAAGACCCCACCCTCCCTGTGCCGAGGAAGTTGGCCTGGGATGAAGAAGAGGAATTTGGAGAGAGAGATGAGTCAGAGATTTCACAGAAGGGACGAAGAGTTGAAAAAAATGAGGGGAATCCAAAAGATGAGCACGGGAACATGAAGGAGAGAACTGAAAG GTTGCATGCGTTGGAAACTGAGTCATCATCAGTGGTGGATGGGTCTGTATATTCCGTTAACAGGGGCAGACCGCCAACCCCCGAACTCAGGACCATGCAGACTGTCCAAAGAACGCACCATGATCGGACCACTCCAGCCACCG GAGGAGCTTTGCTGGTCTCTCCGCCGAACATCAAACATTCCTCCAGGAGAGTTAGGAGGAGTGAGCCACCTTTAGGAAAACCTCACTCTCCTTACAAACGTATCATAGATGGCTCTCCACAGCAGCCACACAGTAAG ACTGAGAGTGGAAGCCTGCCGCGTTCCTCGCCAGCCGCTGGCCTGACCACCGTAGATGCATTTCCCATCCGAGAAGAGGCCTGGTCTGAGGAGGAGGTGGCAGACTACTCCACCAAGCCATTTCTAAAACAACAGACCAGCCACTGTCACAAAGCCGCTGTCCCCCCACCTGTCAACAGGATCCAGGGCACATTGAGAAACCCGGAATTTCAGCATAATG GTAACCTGGGAATTTTTCGGCCAGAGCTGTTTGTGTTTCCTGAAGCTGAATCTTTCTGTGTGTCAGATAATG ATGATAAGATGTCTCAGATCTCATCTAGATCAGCAGCCTCATGCTCCATGGCCTCTGAACTCTTGGGTCGTGCTCAGAGAAGAAAGAAGGAATTCTGGGGAAAGAGCTAA
- the LOC113071155 gene encoding calumenin-A-like, translating into MKIEIRPLLMCFALCVVYATSKPTEKKDRVHHDAPLSSKEHDDGTNFDYDHDAFLGEDEAKTFDDLTPEESKNRLGKIVDKIDADEDGFVTEAELKAWIKKAQKKYIYDNMERQWKDFDMNNDGMISWDEYKNVTYGTYLDDPESDDGYNYKQMMARDERRFKMADGNGDHIADKEEFTAFLHPEEYEHMKEIVVLETIEDIDKNGDGFIELEEYIGDMYNHEDEMDEPEWVATEREQFAEFRDKNKDGKMDKEETMDWILPADYDHAEAEAKHLVYESDTNKDGKLTKEEILNKYDLFVGSQATDFGEALVRHDEF; encoded by the exons ATGAAGATCGAAATTAGGCCTCTGTTGATGTGCTTTGCTCTGTGCGTGGTCTACGCCACCAGCAAACCCACAGAAAAGAAGGACCGGGTCCACCATGATGCACCACTAAGCAGCAAGGAGCATGACGACGGCACAAACTTTGACTATGACCACGATGCCTTCCTAGGGGAGGACGAAGCTAAGACGTTTGACGACCTTACCCCAGAGGAAAGCAAGAATAGGCTTGG TAAAATTGTGGATAAGATCGATGCAGACGAGGATGGCTTTGTCACAGAGGCCGAGCTGAAAGCATGGATCAAAAAGGCTCAGAAGAAGTACATCTATGACAATATGGAAAGACAATGGAAGGATTTTGACATGAATAATGATGGCATGATCTCCTGGGACGAATACAAGAATGTCACATATGGAACCTACCTCG ATGATCCTGAGTCGGATGATGGCTATAACTACAAGCAGATGATGGCTAGAGATGAACGGCGCTTCAAAATGGCTGATGGAAATGGAGACCACATCGCTGACAAAGAAGAGTTCACTGCTTTCCTTCATCCTGAGGAGTATGAACATATGAAAGAAATTGTTGTGTTG GAAACTATTGAGGATATTGATAAGAACGGTGATGGTTTTATCGAGCTGGAGGAGTATATTG GCGACATGTACAACCATGAGGATGAAATGGACGAGCCAGAATGGGTGGCGACGGAGCGAGAGCAGTTTGCAGAGTTTAGGGACAAGAACAAGGATGGGAAGATGGACAAAGAGGAGACCATGGACTGGATCCTGCCAGCTGACTACGACCACGCAGAAGCCGAAGCCAAGCATCTGGTGTACGAGTCTGACACGAACAAG GATGGCAAACTCACCAAAGAGGAAATACTCAACAAGTACGATTTGTTTGTGGGAAGTCAAGCGACTGACTTTGGGGAGGCTTTAGTTCGACATGAtgagttttaa
- the LOC113071154 gene encoding nuclear protein MDM1-like isoform X1 produces the protein MPVRFKGFSEYRSKYKGRTTRSRSDSPHRRMRLAGLRSDQSRITREPQFISKRKVHLYPPQISSSLRWGGHDPAPRRQEKSRPVTPPAVTPVLRAYSAERVVTPLAPRDPAPPEGTTAPSQQQQTAEQAAQTSTTAADQQQQRLNGIHHVLRKRAGLRSEQQRNGRLSSEYQRQFMRKTPAADSPLLAAHEMLYSNNRAIPPFKSNPVVMESEYKRSFKGSPPPRPPRLRRDVEQHEVSQLDAENTTPEKSKGNKKKKKKKEQQHNRKSSPEEEVTHRQQQEVRSTCALRDPSPKVMRKEKTEYRSNFGSPLQYSYRDGRWVKIKTANEEECEGFHEWYHEVQELREKADAYRKRGWGTHFSRQHLNQILSDHNWMWEPSSGTSSSSSIESEACRSSSSNPIIEALDLARTGSVSSSPGPSASVAASRRSSAGDAHLNEDPTLPVPRKLAWDEEEEFGERDESEISQKGRRVEKNEGNPKDEHGNMKERTERLHALETESSSVVDGSVYSVNRGRPPTPELRTMQTVQRTHHDRTTPATGGALLVSPPNIKHSSRRVRRSEPPLGKPHSPYKRIIDGSPQQPHSKTESGSLPRSSPAAGLTTVDAFPIREEAWSEEEVADYSTKPFLKQQTSHCHKAAVPPPVNRIQGTLRNPEFQHNGNLGIFRPELFVFPEAESFCVSDNDDKMSQISSRSAASCSMASELLGRAQRRKKEFWGKS, from the exons ATGCCTGTCCGTTTTAAG GGATTCAGCGAGTATCGAAGTAAATACAAAGGTCGAACAACACGATCCAGAAGCGATTCTCCACATCGCAGGATGCGACTGGCAGGACTGCGCTCTGATCAGTCAA GAATTACCCGGGAACCCCAATTTATATCCAAAAGGAAAGTGCACCTTTATCCACCTCAGATATCCAGTTCTCTCCGATGGGGAGGGCATGATCCAGCTCCACGGCGTCAGGAGAAGAGCAGGCCTGTCACACCTCCAGCTGTCACACCTGTGCTCAGAGCATATAGTGCAGAAAGAGTAGTGACCCCTCTTGCCCCAAGAGATCCTGCGCCACCAGAGGGCACCACTGCACCATCCCAACAACAACAGACAGCGGAGCAAGCAGCTCAGACATCCACCACTGCTGCAGACCAACAGCAACAAAGACTCAATGGG ATTCACCATGTGCTAAGGAAACGAGCGGGACTGAGATCGGAGCAACAGAGGAATGGCCGTTTGAGCTCTGAGTACCAGAGACAGTTCATGCGGAAAACGCCTGCGGCTGATTCGCCCCTGCTAGCTGCACATGAG ATGTTGTACAGTAACAACAGAGCCATCCCACCCTTCAAATCAAACCCAGTAGTTATGGAGAGTGAGTACAAGAGAAGTTTCAAAGGATCACCTCCTCCCAGACCACCACGCCTGAGGCGAGATGTCGAACAACACGAGGTCTCGCAGCTTGATGCAGAGAACACAACCCCAGAGAAG AGTAAAgggaacaagaagaagaagaaaaagaaggagcAACAACATAACAGAAAGTCAAGCCCCGAAGAGGAAGTCACCCATCGACAGCAACAGGAAGTGAGGTCAACCTGTGCTCTGAGAGACCCTTCGCCCAAGGTTATGAG GAAAGAGAAAACTGAGTACAGATCCAACTTTGGTTCTCCCCTCCAGTATAGTTACAGAGACGGAAGATGGGTGAAGATCAAAACCGCAAACGAGGAG GAGTGTGAAGGTTTTCACGAGTGGTATCATGAG GTGCAGGAGTTACGGGAGAAAGCTGATGCCTACAGGAAAAGGGGCTGGGGAACTCATTTTTCTCGGCAGCATCTGAATCAGATCCTGTCGGACCACAACTGGATGTGGGAGCCTTCCAGTGGTACCTCTTCTTCATCCTCCATTGAATCCGAGGCCTGCAGAAGCAGTAGTAGCAACCCTATCATCGAAGCTCTGGACCTGGCCAG GACTGGCAGTGTCAGCTCTAGCCCTGGGCCTTCTGCTTCTGTGGCAGCCAGCAGGAGGAGCTCTGCCGGGGATGCTCATCTTAATGAAGACCCCACCCTCCCTGTGCCGAGGAAGTTGGCCTGGGATGAAGAAGAGGAATTTGGAGAGAGAGATGAGTCAGAGATTTCACAGAAGGGACGAAGAGTTGAAAAAAATGAGGGGAATCCAAAAGATGAGCACGGGAACATGAAGGAGAGAACTGAAAG GTTGCATGCGTTGGAAACTGAGTCATCATCAGTGGTGGATGGGTCTGTATATTCCGTTAACAGGGGCAGACCGCCAACCCCCGAACTCAGGACCATGCAGACTGTCCAAAGAACGCACCATGATCGGACCACTCCAGCCACCG GAGGAGCTTTGCTGGTCTCTCCGCCGAACATCAAACATTCCTCCAGGAGAGTTAGGAGGAGTGAGCCACCTTTAGGAAAACCTCACTCTCCTTACAAACGTATCATAGATGGCTCTCCACAGCAGCCACACAGTAAG ACTGAGAGTGGAAGCCTGCCGCGTTCCTCGCCAGCCGCTGGCCTGACCACCGTAGATGCATTTCCCATCCGAGAAGAGGCCTGGTCTGAGGAGGAGGTGGCAGACTACTCCACCAAGCCATTTCTAAAACAACAGACCAGCCACTGTCACAAAGCCGCTGTCCCCCCACCTGTCAACAGGATCCAGGGCACATTGAGAAACCCGGAATTTCAGCATAATG GTAACCTGGGAATTTTTCGGCCAGAGCTGTTTGTGTTTCCTGAAGCTGAATCTTTCTGTGTGTCAGATAATG ATGATAAGATGTCTCAGATCTCATCTAGATCAGCAGCCTCATGCTCCATGGCCTCTGAACTCTTGGGTCGTGCTCAGAGAAGAAAGAAGGAATTCTGGGGAAAGAGCTAA
- the LOC113071156 gene encoding ultraviolet-sensitive opsin, producing the protein MDAWTYQFGNLSKISPFEGPQYHLAPKWAFYLQAAFMGFVFFVGTPLNAIVLFVTMKYKKLRQPLNYILVNISLGGFIFDTFSVSQVFFSALRGYYFFGYTLCAMEAAMGSIAGLVTGWSLAVLAFERYVVICKPFGSFKFGQSQALGAVALTWIIGIGCATPPFWGWSRYIPEGIGTACGPDWYTKNEEYNTESYTYFLLVSCFMMPIMIITFSYSQLLGALRAVAAQQAESASTQKAEKEVSRMVVVMVGSFVVCYGPYAITALYFSYAEDSNKDYRLVAIPSLFSKSSCVYNPLIYAFMNKQFNACIMETVFGKKIDESSEVSSKTETSSVSA; encoded by the exons ATGGACGCGTGGACCTATCAATTTGGTAACCTCTCCAAAATCAGCCCCTTCGAGGGCCCACAGTACCATCTGGCCCCCAAGTGGGCTTTCTACCTGCAGGCAGCTTTCATGGGCTTTGTATTTTTCGTGGGCACACCTTTGAATGCCATCGTCCTCTTTGTTACAATGAAGTACAAGAAACTCAGACAGCCTCTCAACTACATCTTGGTGAACATCTCCCTAGGAGGCTTTATTTTCGACACTTTTTCTGTAAGCCAAGTATTCTTTTCTGCTCTTAGAGGTTATTACTTCTTCGGTTATACACTGTGTGCAATGGAAGCTGCAATGGGATCGATTGCGG GACTTGTGACAGGATGGTCTCTGGCAGTTCTGGCTTTCGAGAGATACGTGGTTATCTGTAAACCTTTTGGAAGCTTCAAGTTCGGACAAAGCCAGGCATTGGGAGCCGTTGCGCTCACCTGGATCATAGGTATCGGTTGTGCCACTCCTCCATTCTGGGGATGGAGCAG ATACATTCCAGAGGGTATTGGCACCGCCTGCGGACCTGACTGGTACACAAAAAACGAGGAGTACAATACTGAGAGCTACACTTACTTCCTATTGGTCTCCTGCTTCATGATGCCAATAATGATCATCACCTTCTCCTATTCACAACTGTTGGGGGCCCTGCGTGCT GTTGCAGCCCAGCAGGCCGAGTCTGCCTCCACCCAAAAGGCTGAGAAGGAAGTGTCCAGGATGGTTGTTGTGATGGTTGGATCCTTTGTCGTTTGCTATGGCCCTTATGCCATCACTGCCTTGTATTTTAGCTATGCTGAGGATTCAAACAAGGATTACCGTCTGGTGGCCATCCCTTCTTTGTTCTCAAAGAGCTCCTGCGTGTACAACCCCCTAATCTATGCCTTCATGAACAAACAG TTCAATGCCTGCATCATGGAGACTGTATTTGGCAAGAAGATTGATGAGAGCTCAGAGGTTTCCAGCAAGACTGAAACCTCCTCTGTGTCTGCATAA